One Thermodesulfobacteriota bacterium DNA window includes the following coding sequences:
- a CDS encoding DUF883 domain-containing protein → MGQENLGQDLEALREDVTRLRSDLSQLAKSLLERGKSETDTAKDRVIDELMSNLRSAREKGGDTVESVEHRIQEKPLMSLLIAFLVGLVLGKLFDKR, encoded by the coding sequence ATGGGTCAGGAAAACCTCGGGCAGGATTTGGAAGCGCTCCGGGAAGACGTCACTAGGCTGAGGTCGGATCTGTCTCAGCTTGCCAAGTCACTCCTCGAAAGAGGGAAGAGCGAGACTGACACGGCGAAGGACAGGGTTATTGATGAGCTTATGTCCAACCTCCGGTCGGCGCGCGAAAAGGGCGGTGACACGGTCGAGTCGGTCGAGCACAGGATACAGGAAAAGCCTTTGATGAGCCTCCTTATCGCTTTCCTCGTCGGGCTCGTCCTGGGAAAGCTTTTCGACAAGAGGTAG
- a CDS encoding vitamin K epoxide reductase family protein — MILALSALGVILSLYLTYIHFSESRAAFCAAGTDCDTVRQSGFSTILGVPVAAIGVLGYSVILILSLIAVKKRTKWLLLYILALAGFIFSAYLTYLELFVIKAICMYCIFSAVLMTGIFIALVAAKSVYHPKLSASYIVVLSLAVAATVILGAALVQAEKFGVSGSPPAELSEPADSFQTGLAMYMAEHGAVMYGSYKCPHCSQQKQMFGGAFKYIKYVECNPKGENANPSLCLAKGIMNYPTWEIDGRFYEGAMPLEQLSAISGYDGKF, encoded by the coding sequence GTGATACTGGCCCTCTCGGCGCTCGGGGTCATACTGTCCCTCTACCTCACTTATATCCACTTTTCGGAGAGCCGCGCCGCGTTCTGCGCCGCGGGGACGGACTGCGATACCGTAAGGCAGAGCGGCTTTTCCACGATCCTGGGCGTTCCGGTGGCCGCTATAGGCGTTCTGGGTTATTCGGTCATATTGATTTTATCCCTGATAGCCGTAAAAAAACGGACGAAGTGGCTCCTTCTTTATATACTCGCGCTCGCCGGATTCATATTTTCCGCGTACCTCACTTATCTTGAGCTCTTCGTTATAAAAGCGATATGCATGTACTGCATTTTCTCGGCTGTCCTCATGACGGGTATTTTTATCGCCCTGGTTGCCGCTAAATCCGTATACCACCCCAAGCTGTCCGCGTCCTATATAGTGGTGCTGAGCCTAGCCGTCGCCGCGACCGTTATACTCGGCGCCGCGCTCGTGCAGGCCGAAAAGTTCGGCGTGTCCGGCTCTCCTCCGGCGGAGTTGTCGGAGCCTGCCGATTCCTTCCAGACCGGCCTCGCTATGTACATGGCAGAGCACGGGGCCGTGATGTACGGCTCCTACAAGTGTCCCCACTGCAGTCAGCAAAAACAGATGTTCGGCGGCGCGTTCAAATATATCAAATACGTCGAATGCAACCCGAAGGGGGAAAACGCCAATCCTTCCCTCTGCCTGGCCAAAGGCATTATGAACTATCCGACCTGGGAGATAGACGGCAGGTTCTACGAGGGCGCGATGCCGCTCGAGCAGCTTTCCGCGATCTCCGGATACGACGGCAAGTTCTAG
- a CDS encoding 3-hydroxyacyl-CoA dehydrogenase NAD-binding domain-containing protein — translation MSSVSYTIDDAGIAVLTINTPGSTVNRLGHESFLSLEEFLNKVERELDMLESSDEIRAVVITSAKDGSFISGADPGEFLGFTLADEGRSYSLKAQELAEKIENSRAPFVAAINGECLGLGLELAIACKYRVGADNRKTALGLDQIDFGLIPCAGGILRLAKLIGTKETLDMILSGEAHDSHHSRQIGILDEVVPEEYLMSIARKRALDLSGKEFKPRRLRFGGVANALIKENPVSRKMYFDKAKKEIKESRELYLTASRMAIEALEIGVASFNRGLHVESVYFGELAVTGYSRQLIRSGIAIDEVRNDAGFSKAGHKTARKKTEKIALVGEETHGAGIACLAAEKGVRVRIKSRDAGGAAKNLKACFDFFMEKLANHETDELGAEKSLDLISAAPDYTGFKRADIVIESAGEDPDVKRGILKDVEPLMSGECIYVSNSFALPVALISGASKRPERVVGMRIPGPVQETELMEVAVTEDTSQETVAELIEFGKSLGKIPLVVKNKAGFYTTRIQLAYFNEALHLLGEGIGAQDIEDAMIQFGFPEGPLSAMDEIGLDLVQTGSRIAFKQSAERMKPLSMLDRMIEDGRTGVRGGRGFYRYGRDEKRLDRSLNKLLALEEEDSDGISQEYIQDRLVLAMVNEAMLCLQDEVIGSARDGDVGALLGLGFPTYRGGPFRYVDSAGAGEILKKLHNLSVRYGTRYTPPVILKNTAVGGNKFYEN, via the coding sequence ATGAGCAGCGTATCCTACACCATAGATGATGCAGGAATAGCAGTATTAACGATAAATACGCCCGGCAGCACCGTGAACAGGCTCGGTCACGAGAGCTTCCTTTCCCTCGAAGAGTTCCTCAACAAGGTCGAGCGTGAGCTCGATATGCTCGAGAGCAGCGACGAGATAAGGGCCGTCGTTATCACAAGCGCCAAGGACGGGAGTTTTATCAGCGGAGCGGACCCCGGTGAATTCCTCGGTTTCACGCTCGCAGACGAAGGCAGGTCGTATAGTCTCAAGGCGCAGGAATTAGCCGAGAAGATAGAGAACTCGAGGGCCCCCTTCGTCGCGGCTATAAACGGCGAGTGTCTCGGTCTTGGTCTCGAGCTGGCGATCGCCTGCAAATACAGGGTCGGAGCGGATAACAGGAAAACGGCGCTCGGTCTCGACCAGATAGACTTCGGCCTCATCCCTTGCGCAGGCGGCATCCTGAGGCTCGCGAAGCTCATTGGTACCAAAGAAACGCTCGATATGATATTGAGTGGCGAAGCTCACGATTCCCATCATTCGAGGCAGATCGGGATACTCGATGAAGTCGTCCCCGAGGAATATCTCATGAGCATCGCCAGGAAGCGCGCGCTCGATCTGTCGGGCAAGGAGTTCAAGCCGAGGCGTCTTCGCTTCGGCGGAGTGGCGAACGCGCTGATAAAAGAGAATCCCGTATCCAGAAAAATGTATTTCGACAAAGCTAAGAAGGAAATAAAGGAGAGCCGCGAGCTCTACCTCACGGCTTCGAGAATGGCGATCGAGGCGCTCGAGATCGGAGTGGCGAGCTTCAACAGGGGGCTCCACGTCGAATCTGTCTATTTCGGCGAGCTCGCGGTGACGGGCTATTCCCGGCAGCTGATCAGATCGGGCATAGCGATAGACGAGGTCAGGAACGACGCCGGGTTTTCGAAAGCCGGCCATAAGACGGCGAGGAAGAAGACGGAGAAGATCGCGCTCGTGGGCGAAGAGACGCACGGCGCGGGAATAGCCTGCCTCGCGGCCGAAAAGGGAGTCAGGGTGAGGATAAAGAGCAGGGATGCGGGCGGCGCGGCGAAAAACCTGAAAGCGTGTTTCGATTTCTTCATGGAAAAGCTCGCAAATCACGAAACTGACGAGCTCGGTGCGGAGAAAAGCCTCGACCTCATAAGCGCGGCGCCTGACTACACCGGCTTCAAAAGGGCTGACATCGTTATAGAGTCTGCGGGAGAGGACCCGGATGTAAAACGCGGGATACTGAAAGACGTCGAGCCGCTCATGAGCGGAGAATGCATCTACGTTTCGAATTCGTTCGCCCTTCCTGTAGCGCTTATCTCGGGCGCATCGAAGAGGCCCGAAAGGGTCGTGGGGATGCGCATCCCCGGCCCCGTTCAGGAGACGGAGCTCATGGAGGTCGCGGTCACGGAAGATACTTCACAGGAAACGGTCGCCGAGCTGATCGAGTTCGGGAAGAGCCTGGGGAAGATTCCGCTCGTGGTAAAAAACAAGGCCGGGTTTTATACGACCCGCATCCAGCTCGCTTATTTCAACGAAGCCCTTCACCTCTTAGGCGAGGGAATAGGCGCTCAGGACATTGAGGACGCGATGATCCAGTTCGGATTTCCCGAAGGGCCCCTGAGCGCGATGGACGAAATAGGCCTCGACCTCGTTCAGACGGGCTCCCGGATCGCGTTCAAACAATCGGCCGAGAGGATGAAGCCTCTCTCGATGCTCGACAGGATGATAGAGGACGGCAGGACCGGAGTCAGGGGCGGCAGGGGTTTCTACAGATACGGGCGGGACGAAAAAAGGCTCGACAGGTCTCTCAACAAGCTGCTCGCGCTCGAAGAAGAGGATTCCGACGGTATTTCACAGGAATATATTCAGGACCGTCTCGTGCTCGCGATGGTGAACGAGGCGATGCTGTGTCTGCAGGACGAGGTCATCGGGAGCGCCAGGGACGGGGACGTGGGCGCGCTCCTGGGTCTCGGTTTCCCGACATACAGGGGAGGCCCGTTCAGGTACGTGGACTCCGCCGGCGCCGGGGAGATACTTAAGAAGCTCCATAACCTGAGCGTGAGGTACGGCACCCGTTACACTCCTCCGGTCATATTGAAAAACACGGCAGTGGGCGGAAATAAATTTTACGAAAACTGA
- a CDS encoding acetyl-CoA C-acyltransferase, giving the protein MNRADNGRRVAIVHCLRTPFVKSGTLFRNLTSLDLGKAVAVELINRTEISPGEIDKVFIGSVIPSVRTPNLAREIALGSGVPPTVPAFTVTSACASASQAFTSAVDSIMSGDSEVVLTGGADSIHDSPYLAGRGPRSRLYDSAKGINLIEKAMPLLKMGSGESSFSLPLLPERSTGHTLGESAEKLARTYQISRVEQDSFAARSHTLASRAQAEGIFEDEVIHTFVPPDFTEIVSGDNSVRYDMSVEALSALPPIFDKEFGTVTEGNSAPLADGASVILLMSEDKAKALGYKPIAFVRSYAYAALDPSDESLMAPAYSTPAALERAGIGLDEIDLVEIHEAFSSQVISYVRALGSKSFAKEKLGRSQPVGEVDMEKLNVSGGSIAIGHTLGATGARIIMTLAYRMSKRKGNFGLVSLASAGGLGVTIVLEKE; this is encoded by the coding sequence GTGAATCGAGCTGACAACGGAAGACGTGTGGCGATTGTCCACTGTTTAAGGACGCCGTTCGTGAAATCTGGGACGCTCTTCAGGAACCTCACGTCCCTCGATCTGGGAAAGGCGGTGGCCGTCGAGCTGATAAACAGGACCGAGATATCCCCAGGGGAAATAGACAAGGTTTTCATCGGCAGCGTTATACCTTCCGTAAGGACCCCCAACCTCGCCAGGGAAATCGCGTTAGGCTCGGGCGTCCCGCCTACAGTGCCGGCTTTCACCGTCACGAGCGCATGCGCGTCCGCGAGCCAGGCTTTCACGAGCGCGGTCGACAGCATAATGTCCGGAGACTCCGAGGTCGTGCTGACCGGCGGGGCCGATTCGATACACGACTCGCCTTATCTTGCGGGAAGGGGTCCGCGGTCGAGGCTCTACGATTCGGCGAAAGGGATCAATCTGATCGAGAAGGCGATGCCGCTGCTCAAAATGGGAAGCGGCGAGTCTTCTTTTTCGCTGCCGCTCCTGCCCGAGCGCTCCACGGGACATACCCTCGGAGAATCGGCCGAGAAGCTCGCCCGGACATATCAGATAAGCAGGGTCGAGCAGGACTCTTTTGCGGCAAGGAGCCATACGCTCGCCTCGAGGGCCCAGGCGGAGGGAATATTCGAGGATGAGGTAATCCATACTTTCGTGCCGCCCGATTTTACGGAAATCGTTTCAGGGGATAACTCGGTCAGATACGACATGAGCGTGGAAGCGCTTTCGGCCCTTCCTCCGATTTTCGACAAAGAGTTCGGGACCGTGACTGAGGGAAACTCAGCGCCGCTCGCGGACGGAGCCTCGGTGATCCTCCTCATGTCCGAGGACAAGGCAAAGGCGCTCGGTTATAAGCCCATAGCGTTTGTAAGGTCATACGCGTACGCGGCGCTCGACCCTTCTGACGAATCGCTGATGGCCCCCGCGTACTCGACCCCTGCCGCACTGGAGCGCGCCGGCATAGGGCTTGACGAAATCGACCTGGTCGAGATACACGAAGCGTTCTCCTCGCAGGTGATTTCTTACGTGAGAGCGCTCGGCTCCAAGAGCTTCGCCAAGGAAAAACTGGGGAGAAGCCAGCCCGTCGGGGAGGTAGATATGGAGAAGCTGAACGTTTCAGGCGGCTCGATCGCGATCGGACACACGCTCGGAGCCACGGGAGCGAGGATAATAATGACGCTCGCATACAGGATGTCGAAAAGGAAGGGGAATTTCGGGCTCGTGAGCCTGGCCTCTGCAGGCGGTCTCGGGGTCACGATCGTGCTCGAGAAGGAATAA